TAAAAATATCGCCGGAAGAAAGAAAAAATAAGAAAAGCATGTAGGGGCGGACTTTATGTCCGCCCGAAATCGCGTGTTTGTCATTCTGAGTCCGTAGGCCGTTAAAAGCCTTACGGCTCGTAGAGACGAAGAATCTGTATTCACTTGAGCTTTAGATGCTTCGCTTCGCTCAGCATGACAAAGGTCCAAAGATCAGTAGGGTGGAGCTTGACTCCGCCCACAGTCAAATTGAGAACCGGAGCATGGTGTGAGATTATACGAATTCGAAGCAAAAAAACTTTTCTCTAAAGCCGGGATTCCAATTCCACAGGGAGAATTAGTCAGATCTCCTGAGGAGGCAAAAGCTTTTGCTGAAAAATTAGGCAAACCTGTGGTCCTCAAGGCTCAAATACTTTCAGGAGGAAGAGGAAAGGCTGGCGGGATTAAGTTCGCTCAAAATCCTTCAGAAGCTGAAAGGGAGGTATCCGAGCTTCTCTCTTTGAAGATCAAAGGGTTTCCGGTTGAGATGGTTCTGGCAGAAGAGAAAGTCGAGCTTGACAAAGAACTTTATCTTGGCGTGACTATCGACAGGGTGAATTATAAGCTGGTCATCATCGTCTGCACAGAAGGCGGGATGGAGATCGAGGAAGTGGCAAAGAATTCTCCAGAAAAGGTTAAAAAGCTTAATCTGGATATTGATGAGAGACTTTATAATTTTCAAGCTCAAGGATTAGCTAAATGGCTGGGTGTAAAAGGAGACCAGATCAGGAATGTGGGGAATATTATCTCCACTCTGTTCAAAGTTTTCAAAAGCTATGATGCCAAGTTGGTGGAGATTAATCCTCTGATTTTGACTAAAGACGGAAAATATATCGCCTGCGATGCGCGAATGAGCGTGGATGACGATGCTTTATTCCGGCATAAAGAGCTTTCCGAGATGGGTATTGAGAAACGGCACGAAGAAGGGGAGATGACCGAAAGGGAGAAGAAAGCAAGGGAATGGGAAATCCCTTATTTAGATTTGGATGGGAACATAGGGATGTTTCCTGGTGGTGCAGGTTTCGGGATTATGGGGAATGATTTCATTCACTATTTCGGCGGGAAGCCAGCCAATTTTATGGATTCAGGCGGAGGTCCTACTCCTGAAAGGTTAGCCAAGATGTTGATCTTTTTAGATGAGAATCCTCAGGTCAAAGCTATCTTCGGAGCAAGATTCGGTGGAATTTCCCGGTGTGATGATTTCGCCAAAGGTGTAATCATCTTTTTAAAAGAGCACGGCCTTTCCAAGCCAATGGTCTTAAGAATGACCGGAAACATGTGGAAAGAAGGTCTGGAGATATTCGAGCAGGCAAAAAAGGAGAGTCCGGAGATTTTTAAAAATATCGAAATTCACGGGATTGAAACCCCAATAGAGGAGATTGCTAAAAGAGCTGTAGATCTGTCAAAGAAGGTTTGAAATTCCCTCTCCCTCAAAGGGAGAGGGTAAGGGAGAGGGTTGTCTGAATTTCCGTCGGGTCAGGGGACCCGACGGACACAATAAGAAAGAACAACTAAGTGACTTGACTGTCATTCTGAGTCCGCAGGCCGTTAAAAGCCTTACGTCTCGTAGAGACGAAGAATCTATCTTGCAGAGGACTGCAGATGCTTCGCTGCGCTCAGCATGACAAGCATATAGATTCCGTAGGGGTGGGGATTGTTGAGCTTAGCGAAATCCCGCACCTGCGGGGTCCCCGCCCGCAAGTGAGACGTGGCGTCGGGCTTTACGCCCGACGAGGGGTTTCGTAGTGCGACCCTTTAGGGTCGCAAGGAAGAATGTAGCGGAGGTCTTCAGACCTCCAGGGGTTGGGAAGATCGTAGCGTCCGACGTTTCTGTCGGACGGGGCGGAACACCGTTGGGTCAGGGGACCCAATGGGCACAGTAAGGTAGGTCAGACATTCCTGTCTGACCGTAAGGTACGAACAGACAAGAACGTCTGTTCTACCCAGAATGTTAAAAGATCGTAGCCAAAATGTAGCGGAGGTCTTTAGACCTCCAT
The Candidatus Zixiibacteriota bacterium genome window above contains:
- the sucC gene encoding ADP-forming succinate--CoA ligase subunit beta, with amino-acid sequence MRLYEFEAKKLFSKAGIPIPQGELVRSPEEAKAFAEKLGKPVVLKAQILSGGRGKAGGIKFAQNPSEAEREVSELLSLKIKGFPVEMVLAEEKVELDKELYLGVTIDRVNYKLVIIVCTEGGMEIEEVAKNSPEKVKKLNLDIDERLYNFQAQGLAKWLGVKGDQIRNVGNIISTLFKVFKSYDAKLVEINPLILTKDGKYIACDARMSVDDDALFRHKELSEMGIEKRHEEGEMTEREKKAREWEIPYLDLDGNIGMFPGGAGFGIMGNDFIHYFGGKPANFMDSGGGPTPERLAKMLIFLDENPQVKAIFGARFGGISRCDDFAKGVIIFLKEHGLSKPMVLRMTGNMWKEGLEIFEQAKKESPEIFKNIEIHGIETPIEEIAKRAVDLSKKV